The Erythrobacter sp. SDW2 region GCGTGCATGTCCTTTGGCAGCAATGCTGTAAGGATCAGCGGAGCACCCTGTCCCGCCGCGCCGCTCACATCTCGCCCCGCTGGCGGCTTCATTTGTTACCAAGCGCCGAGGACCGCCAGTATGGGCCCGACACGCCGTTCATCCAGGCAGGTAGATGCGCAATTACATCTCGCCCCGCTGGCGGCGCAGCTCGTACCATTCGGCGACATTGGCGTTGTGCTCTTCCAGCGTGTCAGCGAACTTGTGCCCGCCAGTGCCGTCCGCGACCATATAGAGCGCGCTGGTGCTGTCCGGATCGAGCACGGCGGCAATGGACTCGCGCCCCGGATTGGTGATCGGGCCCTTGGGCAGGCCGAGCATCGAATAGGTGTTGTAGTCGTTGATCGCGCGCAGTTCCGACTGGCGGATACGGCGGCCAAGCGGCTTGCCCTTGGTGATCGGGTAGATGACGGTCGGGTCGGCTTGCAGCAGCATTCCCGTCTTCACCCGGTTGGAATAGAGGCCAGCGACCATGCGGCGTTCGGACGGCTTGCCGGTCTCCTTCTCGACAATCGAGGCGAGGATCACCGCGTCCCGGATATTGTCGACAGCGATGCCCGGTTTGCGCTTGGGCCAGGCCTCGGCGAGATAATTGCGCATCGCCGCCTGCATCCGCGCCAGCACGGCGGTGCGGTTCTCGCCGCGCTCGAAGGAATAGGTATCGGGCAGGATCGAGCCCTCTTCCGGCACCGGAATCTCACCGGTCAGCAGGTCTTCCGCCATCAGCCTTTCATAGACCAGTATCGAAGGCATCCCTTCGGGAATGGTAATGAAACGATTGATGGTCTCGCCATTCTGGAACATCGACAGGATCGATGCCGGGCTGGCACCGGCAGGCAGCGCGAACTCACCGGCCTGGATGGCATCGCCCCCGCCGAGGATCTTGGCCCGCAGCAGGAACGCCTCGGCAGAACCGATAATCCCTTCCTCTTCCAGCTTCTGTGCCACTGCCGTCAGGCTGGAGCCCTGCGGGACGATAAAGCTGGTATCCTGCTCGAGCGAGCTCTCGCCATACCAGCCGGCGGCGAACCAGCCTCCCGCGCCGAGCACCATCAGGGCAGCGGCGGCCAGCAGCCAGCCAAACGCGCGCATCAGTCGACCTTCTGCATCACCAGCGAGGCATTGGTCCCGCCGAAGCCGAAGCTGTTGTTGAGCACGGCACGGACTTCACGGCTCTTGGCCTTGAGCGGGACAAGGTCGACACCTTCGGTGCCTACGTCGGGATTGTGCAGGTTGAGCGTCGGTGGCACGATCTGGTCGCGCATGGCGAGCAGGCAGAAGATCGCCTCGACCGCGCCTGCACCGCCCAGCAAGTGGCCGATGGCGGACTTGGTGCTGCTCATCGACGCTCCGCCCAGGTCATTGCCCAGCACGCGCTTCACTGCGGCGAGTTCGATGGTGTCGGCCATGGTCGAGGTGCCATGGGCGTTGACGTAGTCGATGTCGGCCGGCTTCAGCCCCGCCTTGCGCAGCGCCATTTCCATGGCCAGCTGCGCGCCCAGCCCGTCGGGATGCGGCGCAGTGACGTGATAGGCATCGCCCGACAGGCCATAGCCGGTCACTTCGCCATAGATCTTCGCTCCGCGCGCCTTGGCCCGCTCGTATTCCTCCAGCACCACCACGCCCGCGCCCTCGCCCATGACGAAGCCATCGCGGTCCTTGTCATAGGGGCGGCTGGCTTCGGTCGGCCGGTCGTTCATGCTCATGTTGAGCGCCCGCGCCTGCGCGAAACCGGCGATGCCGAGCGGATTGACGGTGCTTTCCGCCCCGCCCGCCAGCATCACATCGGCATCATCCATGGCGATCATGCGCGCGGCGTCACCGATCGAGTGCGCGCCGGTGGAGCAGGCGGTCACCACGGCGTGATTGGGGCCCATGAAGCCGTATTTGATGGTGACCTGGCCGGTGATCAGGTTGATCAGGCGGCCGTGGACGAAGTGCGGCGAGACACGGCCCGGGCCGCGCTCGTGCAGAACAATCGACTCGCTCTCGATACCGGGCAGCCCGCCGATGCCCGACCCGATCGAGGCACCGGTGCGGCGCTTCTCGGCCTCGGACATGTCGGTCAGACCGGCGTCTTCGAGCGCCTGGCCGGCGGCGTCGATACCATAGACGATGAAGGGATCGACCTGGCGCTGGATCTTGTGATCGACGCGCTTGTCGGGATCGAAGCCCCACGGGTGGTCCTTGCCCTTCACTTCGCAAGCGATGGTGCACTTCTGGTCGGAAGCATCGAAGCGGGTGATCTGGCCCGCACCGCTTTCCCCGGCGAGCAGGTTCTTCCACGTCGTCTCGACATCACCGCCGAGCGGGGTGACGAGACCGATACCGGTGACAACTACGCGGCGCATGCAATTCTCCAAAACGCAAAACAGGCTCAACCCCGTTCGGGCTGAGCCTGTCGAAGCCCTGTTCTTGCTTCTTGCGCTAGGTCAAAAAGAAGGACTGCCCTTCGACAAGCTCAGGGCGAACGGGCGGCGGGGCTGCTTAGCCCTTGTGCTCTTCAATGTATTTGGTCGCATCGCCGACGGTCGAGATCTTCTCGGCCGCATCGTCGGGGATTTCGACGCCGAATTCTTCTTCGAAAGCCATCACCAGTTCGACGATGTCGAGGCTGTCTGCGCCCAGATCGTCGATGAAGCTGGCTTCCTGGGTGACCTTGTCGGCCTCGACGCCAAGATGCTCGACGACGATCTTCTGCACGCGTTCAGCGGTATCGCTCATTCTGTGTCCCTCTGTTTGGTGGGGTTTGTATGTTGGGTTTTGCCCTAATGAACGCAAGTGGGATAGGCAAGAGGCGACAATCGACCCGCAAGGGAGAATTTCCGGACCCGGATGCCGGCTGGTGCATTGACCAGACATCACCCCCCCACACGGAGATGCCCCATGGCCAGTACCACGTTCAAATCCCTCACCGACACCGTTTTCGACTCCCTCGAAGGCTATCGCAAGGCCGCCGAAAAGGCCGATAACCCGCATCTCAAGCAGGCGCTGATGAGCCGCCTCGAACGGCGCAGCCAGACGCTCGAGGCGATGAATGCCGAATTGCAGCGACAAGGCGACACGCTGGTAACCGAGGGAACCGTGTCGGGCGAACTGCACCGCATGTGGTTGACCATCACCGACATGTTCGAACGCGGCGACGAAGCGGCGGCCGAGCGGGTCGAAGGCGGCGAGACCTATCTGAAGAGCAAGTTCGACGCGGCGCTCGAAGGCGACAGCCTCTCGGCGGAAGAGCGCGTCGTGACCCGGCGATGCTATGACGAAGTATGCGAAGGCGTGCGGTTCGGCACGGCCATCGAGGCCCAGTTCGACTAGGCGCGAAGTCGCGCTCGGAAGGGCGCGGGAATGGAACGAGTCCGTCCCGCGCCCTCCGTTCCCCGTCAGGCTTCGGCCTTCTTAGGCGGTTCGACCACGCGCAGGTGCAGCTCGCGCAGCTGCTTCGGTTCCGGCAGGCTGGGCGCGCCCATCAACAGGTCTTCGGCCTTCTGGTTCATCGGGAACAATGTGATTTCGCGCAGGTTCTGCGCGCCGCACAGCAGCATTACGATGCGATCGACGCCTGCGGCCATCCCGCCGTGCGGCGGCGCGCCGTACTGGAAGGCGCGGTACATCCCGCCGAAGCGTTCGATCACGTCGTCCTTGCTGAGGCCGACGATCTCGAACGCCTTGACCATCGTTTCGGGCTTGTGGTTGCGGATCGAGCCCGAGGCGAGTTCGTAGCCGTTGCAGACGAGGTCGTACTGATACGCCTTGATCGTCAGCGGATCCTGCCCTTCCAGCGCTTCCATCCCGCCCTGCGGCATGGAGAAGGGGTTGTGGCTGAAATCGACCTTCTTCTCGTCCTCGTTCCATTCGTAGAACGGGAAATCGACGATCCAGGCGAATTCGAAGCGGTCCTGGTCGATGAGGTCCAGCTGCTCACCTACGCGGATGCGAGCGGCGCCCGCGAGCTTCCCCGCGTCGGCTTCCTTGCCGGCAGCGAAGAACAGGCCATCGTTCTCGCCCAGCCCCAGTTCGGCATAGAGCGCTTCCATGCCTTCGGTGCCGTGGTTCTTGGCGATGGGACCGCCGAACTCGCCACCCTTCCGGGTGACGTAGCCGAGGCCGGCGAAGCCTTCCTTGCGTGCCCAGTCGTTCATGTCGTCGAAGAACTTGCGGCTCTTCTCATGCGTACCGGGTGCCGGGATCGCGCGCACCACCCCGCCGCCGCCGACGATCTTCTCGAACAGGCCGAAGCCCGAGGTCTTGAAGTGCTGCGACACGTCGGTGATCACCAGCGGGTTGCGCAGGTCGGGCTTGTCGGTGCCGTACTTCAGCATCGCTTCGGCATAGGGGATGCGCGGGAAGCTGCCTGCGGGCGTCACATGCTTGCCCTCGGCAAAGGCTTCGAAGGTCCCGGCGATGACCGGCTCCATCGTGTCCCACACTTCCTCCTGCGTGACGAAGCTCATTTCAAGGTCGAGCTGGTAGAACTCGCCCGGCAGCCGGTCGGCGCGCGGGTCCTCGTCGCGGAAGCAGGGGGCGATCTGGAAATAGCGGTCGAAGCCGCTCACCATCAGCAGCTGCTTGTAGATCTGCGGCGCCTGCGGCAGCGCGTAGAACTTGCCCGAATGGATGCGGCTGGGCACGAGGAAGTCGCGCGCGCCCTCTGGCGAAGACGCCGTCAGGATCGGGGTCGAGAACTCGTTGAAGCCGACCTCGGCCATGCGGCGACGCAGGTCCGCCACCACCGCGACGCGGGTCATGATGTTGCGGTGCAGCGTTTCGCGCCGCAGGTCGAGGAAGCGGTAGGTGAGGCGAATGTCCTCGGGATAGGGCTGCTCGTCGGCGACCGGCAACGGCAATTCCTCCGCCGCGCTCTGGACGGTGACGGCCTTGGCGAAGACCTCGATCGCGCCGGTCGGCAGGTTCGCGTTGACCGTGCCCTCGGCCCGCGCCTTGACCACGCCGTCGATGGTGACGACGCTTTCCGCGCGCAGCTTCTCCAGCACCGGCAATGCCGGCGAGTCGCTGTCGGCCACGATCTGTGTCAGGCCGTAATGGTCGCGCAGGTCGATGAAGAGCACCCCGCCGTGATCGCGCTTGCGGTGGATCCAGCCCGAAAGGCGGACCGTTTCGCCGACTTCTGCCGTCGTCAGCGCTGCGCAGTTGTGGGTACGATAGGCGTGCATCTAAAATCTTTCCATTTTCGGAGCTATGAGGCTAAGGGCGCGCGCGTTCGCGAGCATGGTGAGCCGAGTGGCCCCCTAGCCGGAATTCGCGCGCGCTAACAGGGGATGCACCGCAGTTTGTCAAGTGCGGCGCCTTCCCGGGAATACTCCCGAGTTGCGGTACTCCGCACACCTAAGAAAAGACACATGAAGATACACGAACTGATTACCGATACCGAAACGCTCCGCCAGCTTTGCGAGCGGCTCGCCAAATCCGACTTCGTCTGCGTCGATACGGAGTTCATGCGCGAGAACACCTACTGGCCCGAACTCTGCCTGATCCAGATCGGCAACCAAGAGGAAGCCGCGGCGGTCGATCCGCTCGCGCCCGGCATCGACCTCGCCCCGCTGTGGGAGCTGATGTGCAACAATGAGGACGTGCTCAAGGTCTTCCACGCCGGTGGGCAGGACGTCGAGATCGTCTACAACTTCACGGGCAAGACCCCGCACCCGATCTTCGACACCCAGATCGCGATGATGGCGATCAGCCAGTCCGAACAGATCGGCTATGCCAATCTGGTCGAAACCTGGCTGGGGCTGACGATCGACAAGGGCGCGCGCTTCACCGACTGGAGCCGCCGTCCGCTGACCGATCGGCAGATCGAATATGCCATCGGTGACGTGACCCATCTCGCCGACATCTTCCCGCGCATCCTCAAGAAGTTGGTGAAGACCGGACGCGGCGCGTGGCTCGATGCCGAGATGGAAAAGCTCGCCGACCCGGAAAACTACGCCAACAACGCCGATGTCGCCTGGCGCCGTATCCGCTCACCCGGGCGCAATCCGGCGGTGCTCGGCCGGCTCAAGTCCCTCGCCGCCTGGCGTGAGGCCGAAGCGCAGCACAAGAATATCCCGCGCGGCCGCATCGTCCGCGACGAGACGCTGGCCGATATCGCCAGCCACCCGCCCAAGAAGCAGGCCGATCTCGCCAAGGTCCGCGGCCTCAGCCAGGCCTGGCGCGACAACGACATCGGCAAGCGGCTGATGAAGGCCATCGAGAAGGCCGAGCCGCTGCCGAAGGAGGAAATGCCCGAGAAGACCGGCCATGGCGCGCCGCTGGGCAAGGAAGGCGCGTTGGTGGCGGATCTGCTCAAGCTGCTGCTCAAGATTCGCGCCCGCGAAATCGACATCGCCGCCCGCCTGCTGACCCGCGCCGACGAAATGGAAGCCCTCGCCGCCGGCGTACGCGACCTGCCGATCCTGCAAGGCTGGCGCTACGAAATCTTCGGCAAGGACGCGCTGGAACTGGTCGAAGGCAAGCTTGCCTTCGCGGTCAAGAACGGCAAGCTGACGATGACGCATGTCGATGACATGGCAGGCGTGCTGGGGGAAGCGGCGGAGTAGTCGATCTCTGCAGGTAGGGACCCCAAGAGCTGCGCGACTGCCGGTCCGGCCATCGAGGGTCAGCTGGCTGCGCGCGGAATTACTTGGCGGGGTCGAACCCTGGCCCGCCAGAAACTCCAGCTGGCAAGCAAGCCCAGCATAGTTAGAGCCACGCCTGCAAAAGTCATCGCGAGGCGCCAAAGCAGCCCCCCGACTTTCGCGGCATGGATCGGATAGAACTTCTCCACGACTGCGGAAGCGGTGTCTCCCACAGCCGGATCCTTTACCGCCACCACTTTTCCATTGGCAGGATCAAGCCAGACATAGCTGCGACCGTTGGGGGTCCATTCGAATTCCTGACGGTAGCGTAAGGTTACAGGAGCGCCGGGTTCTGCAGGCATGGTGAGACGCCGGGGCTCGGCACCGGGAAATATCCCGGCGGCGTTGCTCATGATGATTGACCAATCAGTGGAGCCATCGACTTTCTGCAGGCCCGAAGGGAGGCCAGGGTCGGTATCGCTCGTTGCGAGCGGAGCCAGAACAAGGTCCGAAATCGCCGGAAAGACCATCATGGTCCCCGTCGCAGCAGCAAGGATCAACAGCGGGGAAGCAACGACACCGAGATCGCGATGGTGTCGTACGATCGCGCTCTGGGTATAGCGCGCGGGCCAGACGCGAAACCGAAAGGTTTTGCGGGTCCGCCACCAAAGGACAATTCCCGTCAGGCAGAAAGCCAGCAGCAATATGCCGAGTATCCCCGTCACCACCTTTCCGGCTTCACCCAGCAGGAGATAATGATGCAGCTCGAACAACCACAACTCGGGCCTTTCCCACAGGCTCGCCCATCGTTCGATCACTCGTCCGTCCTGCGCAATATAGGCGCCGCTACCATCGCTGTAGATCGCCTGGTGCAGACCAATCTCGTCCCCCGCGAAAGTGATGCGCGAGAGCTCGCTTCCCTGTTCGGTGGCTACAGAGACCGCTCGGGCAAGCGACTGTGGATCGACGGATGCGGTGCTGCCCGCGCCTTCGAGCAGTATCCAGCTGTCTTCCCATAACAGGACGGTACCGGTTAGACCGATGACAGCCAGCAGGATGCCGACCACGCCTCCCGTCCAGCGGTGCAGCTGGGAAAGAAAAGCCATCAGAATTCGCCGCGCCAGCCAATGGTGAATGTGCGGCCTCGCCCAGCAAAAAAGCGGCTGGCATCGGTAACCCGGACCGTATCGCTGTCGTAGGTGATATAGAACTCGTCGGTCAGGTTCTGCGCCGCCAGCGCGATCTCGCCGAATTGGGTGCGATAGGAAAGGAAGGCATCGAGCAGGGTATAACCTTCGAAATCGGTCGCGGTGGAGGCATCGTTGAATTCGCGCTCGAGATAGAAGCGTGCCTGCGCCCGGGCGCTGAACCGGCCGCTGCTGTATTCGGCAGCGAGATTGACCCGGTCCGGTGAAATATTGGCTCCGTCGAGATCCTCGTCGATCAGGCCATCGGCATCGCCATCGGTGCGGCCGGTGAGCGCCGCAAAGCCGCCGCTGAGAGCCAGGCCGGGTATCGGCGTCTGCCAGTCTATGCTCGCTTCGACACCTTCGATTTCGATCGGCTGGCGCTCGACCTCGAATACGCCGTTGCGCAAGACCAGCAAAGAACCGAAATCGCTCGAAGACCAGAAGTAACTCGCCGACGCACTAAGCGTTCCCCGATCCCATTCGAGGCCTAGCTCGCGGTTGTTGGATATGACCGGCTCGAGCGACAGGAAGTCATCCACATCGACTCCGGCCTGGGTGATGCCGCGGAGGATACGCCCGACATCGGCAATCGTGAAACCCTCGGCATAGCTGGCGTAGGCGCGCAGGCCATCGAGCGGCTCGACAATGATGCCGCCGTTCGACAACACGTCTTCGAACGAAGGCGATCCCCCGGCAACGCTGACCGGACCGTAACTTGCCAAGGTGGTGAAATCGCCGACATTGAGTTCGACATTCTCATACCGCAAACCCCCGGCAATCCTGACGAGCCCATCGGCCAAGGCGAGATTGCCTTGCAGGAACGGCGCCAGGCTGCGGAAATTGCTGCGCGGAACCCATACCCGGCCGGTCTGGACCAGTGACTGCTCGGTGCGGTCGAACAGTGCGTCGAAACC contains the following coding sequences:
- the mltG gene encoding endolytic transglycosylase MltG, translating into MRAFGWLLAAAALMVLGAGGWFAAGWYGESSLEQDTSFIVPQGSSLTAVAQKLEEEGIIGSAEAFLLRAKILGGGDAIQAGEFALPAGASPASILSMFQNGETINRFITIPEGMPSILVYERLMAEDLLTGEIPVPEEGSILPDTYSFERGENRTAVLARMQAAMRNYLAEAWPKRKPGIAVDNIRDAVILASIVEKETGKPSERRMVAGLYSNRVKTGMLLQADPTVIYPITKGKPLGRRIRQSELRAINDYNTYSMLGLPKGPITNPGRESIAAVLDPDSTSALYMVADGTGGHKFADTLEEHNANVAEWYELRRQRGEM
- the fabF gene encoding beta-ketoacyl-ACP synthase II encodes the protein MRRVVVTGIGLVTPLGGDVETTWKNLLAGESGAGQITRFDASDQKCTIACEVKGKDHPWGFDPDKRVDHKIQRQVDPFIVYGIDAAGQALEDAGLTDMSEAEKRRTGASIGSGIGGLPGIESESIVLHERGPGRVSPHFVHGRLINLITGQVTIKYGFMGPNHAVVTACSTGAHSIGDAARMIAMDDADVMLAGGAESTVNPLGIAGFAQARALNMSMNDRPTEASRPYDKDRDGFVMGEGAGVVVLEEYERAKARGAKIYGEVTGYGLSGDAYHVTAPHPDGLGAQLAMEMALRKAGLKPADIDYVNAHGTSTMADTIELAAVKRVLGNDLGGASMSSTKSAIGHLLGGAGAVEAIFCLLAMRDQIVPPTLNLHNPDVGTEGVDLVPLKAKSREVRAVLNNSFGFGGTNASLVMQKVD
- a CDS encoding acyl carrier protein — protein: MSDTAERVQKIVVEHLGVEADKVTQEASFIDDLGADSLDIVELVMAFEEEFGVEIPDDAAEKISTVGDATKYIEEHKG
- a CDS encoding PA2169 family four-helix-bundle protein, yielding MASTTFKSLTDTVFDSLEGYRKAAEKADNPHLKQALMSRLERRSQTLEAMNAELQRQGDTLVTEGTVSGELHRMWLTITDMFERGDEAAAERVEGGETYLKSKFDAALEGDSLSAEERVVTRRCYDEVCEGVRFGTAIEAQFD
- the aspS gene encoding aspartate--tRNA ligase codes for the protein MHAYRTHNCAALTTAEVGETVRLSGWIHRKRDHGGVLFIDLRDHYGLTQIVADSDSPALPVLEKLRAESVVTIDGVVKARAEGTVNANLPTGAIEVFAKAVTVQSAAEELPLPVADEQPYPEDIRLTYRFLDLRRETLHRNIMTRVAVVADLRRRMAEVGFNEFSTPILTASSPEGARDFLVPSRIHSGKFYALPQAPQIYKQLLMVSGFDRYFQIAPCFRDEDPRADRLPGEFYQLDLEMSFVTQEEVWDTMEPVIAGTFEAFAEGKHVTPAGSFPRIPYAEAMLKYGTDKPDLRNPLVITDVSQHFKTSGFGLFEKIVGGGGVVRAIPAPGTHEKSRKFFDDMNDWARKEGFAGLGYVTRKGGEFGGPIAKNHGTEGMEALYAELGLGENDGLFFAAGKEADAGKLAGAARIRVGEQLDLIDQDRFEFAWIVDFPFYEWNEDEKKVDFSHNPFSMPQGGMEALEGQDPLTIKAYQYDLVCNGYELASGSIRNHKPETMVKAFEIVGLSKDDVIERFGGMYRAFQYGAPPHGGMAAGVDRIVMLLCGAQNLREITLFPMNQKAEDLLMGAPSLPEPKQLRELHLRVVEPPKKAEA
- the rnd gene encoding ribonuclease D, with the translated sequence MKIHELITDTETLRQLCERLAKSDFVCVDTEFMRENTYWPELCLIQIGNQEEAAAVDPLAPGIDLAPLWELMCNNEDVLKVFHAGGQDVEIVYNFTGKTPHPIFDTQIAMMAISQSEQIGYANLVETWLGLTIDKGARFTDWSRRPLTDRQIEYAIGDVTHLADIFPRILKKLVKTGRGAWLDAEMEKLADPENYANNADVAWRRIRSPGRNPAVLGRLKSLAAWREAEAQHKNIPRGRIVRDETLADIASHPPKKQADLAKVRGLSQAWRDNDIGKRLMKAIEKAEPLPKEEMPEKTGHGAPLGKEGALVADLLKLLLKIRAREIDIAARLLTRADEMEALAAGVRDLPILQGWRYEIFGKDALELVEGKLAFAVKNGKLTMTHVDDMAGVLGEAAE
- a CDS encoding PepSY domain-containing protein; the encoded protein is MAFLSQLHRWTGGVVGILLAVIGLTGTVLLWEDSWILLEGAGSTASVDPQSLARAVSVATEQGSELSRITFAGDEIGLHQAIYSDGSGAYIAQDGRVIERWASLWERPELWLFELHHYLLLGEAGKVVTGILGILLLAFCLTGIVLWWRTRKTFRFRVWPARYTQSAIVRHHRDLGVVASPLLILAAATGTMMVFPAISDLVLAPLATSDTDPGLPSGLQKVDGSTDWSIIMSNAAGIFPGAEPRRLTMPAEPGAPVTLRYRQEFEWTPNGRSYVWLDPANGKVVAVKDPAVGDTASAVVEKFYPIHAAKVGGLLWRLAMTFAGVALTMLGLLASWSFWRARVRPRQVIPRAAS